tttatgatcaggagcgaaaattaaaattcatttctgataagatagcctaatttatacatgcatgcttccattgaataaatttgtttagtcaggcaagctttttggaaagctattacttgtgtaatgttaactgtttattttcacAGTAGGCCTAGTGAAACCGAAAGTCAGTGTTGTCAGGTCGTacataaaatcattattaaacatAATGTTATTCTAtcgatattttaataaatattcaaccAATATACTCGAAAAAATATAGGGTTTTTCCTTTAACCATGCCAAAGAAGTTTACTTTAAGTTTGATAAACAATCGTGCGAGGGTTTTCTTTCATCTTTGAATCTTGCCAATTAGCTGAACATAGATACACACACACGTATGCACAGAAGcaatgctatatccccttcgaaACAAGTTGCACGATgggataaaattattttactacTTACAAAGTAACGTCAATAATCTGTCACAGTCACTGTCAGTGGAATATTTCTTTCCCTATTCAATATCATTTCGATCCCGATCCATGCATACAAATAAGGACAATTATCGAGCCCGATGAAATATGAGggataataattaataaattagattAGATGGACTGATTATTTTgaacaatgtttaaaaatatttaaaaggatTACTAAAACATTTTCATACTATTGTGGAAAATCGAATACTATGCGGGACCCTACATTTTTTCCGTAGAAATATTTGGCCAATCAAATAACAAACCGGATATTAGCCACAACATTCAAATGCGCGCCATTTTTTGCATTGAGGAAAACACAAGACATGTTCTCGTTATATTTCCCCCAATAGAATGCAGTATTGTCGATGATTGTTAAGGAAAGAAAATGGGAATAATAGAAATCTTTGAATCTCGTGTACCATGCTTGTCGGACATCCTGGATCTGCAGCGAACTTGTCAGAAGAACCAGTTGAAGTTTTCCACAGACACCAACCGATACTTGCTGTATTTAACCCTGAAAAAAGTGGGGCCATTTGTTGCACAAAAATTAGTTAGCAAATGTGAGTTCAGTGCTATTTAAATGTAgcatttgtatatattataGACATTTGtatagtttcattaatatttaattattaacattGAAAGGTATCGTTCTAcctgttttactgtacattcaGTTCACAGTTGAGAAGAAATGTATGTGGTATagacaaaatgtttttaaaagaaagcaaGTTGTTTTGATTAAGAATTTTCATACCCTCGCAACCATGAATCAATGCAGATTTCTTTTTCAGCTCCAAGTGAGTctttatattatcatttaaacaatgttctttttttatattgaatgatAAGAATTACAAACCATGCTTTACTCTTTTGTCACGCAAAACCTTCAACCAGTccaaataaattataatgtcTCAGGCAAATGGCAGGAGTAGgatccccccccccacactttttcccacagcaaacttttttttttaaattgactaaataaaaaagtgaactaacatggagtcccccccccccccattttggtgAGCATGTAAACAATTGAAGTGTAAGGCaggaaataaacagtaaatTTGGAAATTGAAGATATACAGGTACAGTACGCTTTTAAACTCAGCTGACCCCTTCTTACACATCCTCATGTTTGTGgaccattatttttaaaataaaataaatctttttttttccatgCAGTGGTGGAAAAAGGTGAGATTAAGTGGGACGATGATGATAACTGGGAAGTAGAACAGATCCTGGATCATGTAGAAGAGGAGGTGAGATTTCTACAAGCTGACACCTGTTGAATAAAATGAATACTGAAATTTCTCATCATGCTCAATTAAAATATTGATCTGCCTAAGTGTACAGATGTTGCATTGAAGTAATTGCTGTACACAATGTGTCTCTAACATATTTTGCACATGTTTCATATCATCAGATTTTAAGTTATCAGTATTGAGTGCTGGCAAATCAAAGTCAGTtgaattcatttactttaaaatctattttgatATCAAACTTAAAAGACAATACTGAAAATCGATATTATTATAGCAACCTCAAAATTATTGATGGTAGACTAGAGAATAGATTTATCTGTTGTATGTGTTATGAAAACTCGTGTCAATCCATTGATTTATCAACCAAATATGCCTCTTTTAAGGGTAAAGATTTCTACCTCATAAAGTGGAAAGGTTGGAGCAATGCTTACAATTCTTGGGAGCCCAAAGACAATCTGTCCTGTGAAGACCTTTTATCAGAGTTCAAAGAGTATCAAGCTAAAGGCAAAAAGCGCAGGATGGTGGATAATGAAGATGACCTGGCCCGTCATCCCAAGCGCAACAGAGTAGATGAGATTTTCCACAAACTCGCTCCAGTGCGAGATACTTTGTCTCCGCTGGGTCTCATGTCCTTGTCTAGTCCCACCAAGAAAGGAAAGCGTCCGGTGTACAGGGGAATTAACGGAAATTACGGAGAACCCAGGAACGTGCTCCGAAAGGCCTCTGCCCCGGGCATGAAGCAGCTAAACCCAAGATCCAAATTCTACAAACAGAAGCGAGTGGAGGTGCAGAAAGCCCTGAAAGACTGGGAGAGACATTTGAATGGAATTAATTCTGATCCTGCGGGGATTGTGGTTGAAAACTTGGTCGACTTGGAGGGTCCCCCTGAGAACTTTGTGTACATAAATGACTACCGCTCCGGGGAGGGGATCACCATCCCGGACGACCCGATTGTTGGATGTGAGTGCGAAGACTGCCACAGTAACCAGAAGACGTGCTGTCCGGCCCAATGCGGATCCACTTTTGCGTATTACAAGAAAAAGAGACTCCGGGTCATCAGGGGTACCCCAATCTATGAATGTAACAAAAGGTGTAAGTGTGGGCCCGAGTGTCCGAACCGCGTCGTCCAGCAGGGGAGGAAATTCAAGGTGTGTCTGT
This genomic window from Crassostrea angulata isolate pt1a10 chromosome 8, ASM2561291v2, whole genome shotgun sequence contains:
- the LOC128160479 gene encoding histone-lysine N-methyltransferase SUV39H2-like, with the protein product MGIIEIFESRVPCLSDILDLQRTCQKNQLKFSTDTNRYLLYLTLKKVGPFVAQKLVSKLVEKGEIKWDDDDNWEVEQILDHVEEEGKDFYLIKWKGWSNAYNSWEPKDNLSCEDLLSEFKEYQAKGKKRRMVDNEDDLARHPKRNRVDEIFHKLAPVRDTLSPLGLMSLSSPTKKGKRPVYRGINGNYGEPRNVLRKASAPGMKQLNPRSKFYKQKRVEVQKALKDWERHLNGINSDPAGIVVENLVDLEGPPENFVYINDYRSGEGITIPDDPIVGCECEDCHSNQKTCCPAQCGSTFAYYKKKRLRVIRGTPIYECNKRCKCGPECPNRVVQQGRKFKVCLFRTANGRGWGVKTLQKIKEGSFVVEYVGEVITDKEAERRGKQYDAVGRTYLFDLDYNPGDCPFTVDAGYYGNVSHFINHSCDPNLEVFAVWINTLDPRLPRIALFSKRDIEKGEELTFDYMMTGDTTNAAPTLDNVDITKQAKLLQASSAQSVEMSNDPNNLVSDDNTATEDEDTADDTQGETDTAVETETECDTADTDVEKDEGSSQRNHDERESESQKNRDERESETSRPEMVATGDAPSGSVGKSVENAPKKTPEKLLPKSVTDQYKIVCQCGAKNCRKYLF